A region of Macrobrachium nipponense isolate FS-2020 chromosome 7, ASM1510439v2, whole genome shotgun sequence DNA encodes the following proteins:
- the LOC135217010 gene encoding peptidyl-prolyl cis-trans isomerase FKBP9-like has translation MSCQRFWCGLVAVLALWAFTACAQGTAEEELKVQVLSKPGVCEFESATGDKIQVKYVGRFTNGTIFDQSAEGKPFEFRLGAGQVIMGWDKGLNRMCAGERRRLTIPSHLAYGEKGAGGVIPPGATLVFEVELIQIPDKALLGSEEPERRPRPDPDAARPEDIKELVKQTLVRPQSCSQVAKVGDSVSVHYMGQLTNLKTFDSSLSRDEPFVFTLGEGQVIPGWDQGIVGMCVGESRRLIIPPDLAYGASGVGDVIPPNAVLIFSVQLLKIN, from the exons ATGAGCTGCCAGAGGTTCTGGTGCGGTTTAGTGGCCGTTTTGGCCCTGTGGGCGTTTACAGCTTGTGCCCAGGGCACGGCTGAGGAAGAGCTGAAGGTCCAGGTACTGAGCAAGCCAGGAGTGTGCGAGTTCGAGTCCGCGACAGGAGACAAGATCCAAGTGAAATATGTCGGAAGATTCACCAACGGAACTATCTTCGACCAGAG TGCGGAAGGCAAACCTTTCGAATTCCGACTCGGAGCCGGACAGGTGATTATGGGTTGGGACAAAGGCCTCAACAGGATGTGCGCTGGAGAAAGGAGAAGACTGACTATTCCTTCTCACCTGGCTTACGGGGAGAAGGGAGCAGGAGGAGTCATTCCCCCAG GCGCCACTCTGGTCTTCGAGGTGGAGCTCATCCAGATCCCAGACAAGGCCCTTTTGGGAAGCGAGGAACCCGAGAGGAGACCACGACCGGATCCCGACGCGGCCAGGCCCGAAGACATCAAGGAGCTGGTCAAGCAGACGCTGGTCAGGCCTCAGTCCTGTTCGCAGGTGGCCAAGGTCGGAGACAGCGTCTCCGTCCACTACATGGGACAGCTGACGAATCTCAAGACCTTCGATTCCAG ccTGTCAAGAGACGAACCTTTCGTCTTCACACTGGGTGAGGGGCAGGTCATACCCGGCTGGGACCAAGGAATAGTGGGCATGTGTGTTGGAGAGAGCCGTCGGCTGATCATCCCTCCTGACTTGGCTTACGGTGCGTCAGGTGTTGGCGATGTCATCCCACCAA ATGCAGTTCTGATTTTCTCAGTGCAGCTTCTCAAGATCAACTGA